A portion of the Octadecabacter temperatus genome contains these proteins:
- a CDS encoding rhamnan synthesis F family protein, whose product MTIAIYTVGQRPETAPYVRLAIHELAREADRVYVGIHPSGEDTVPMFIGGLPNVEYVVYPEHYTSAFGRMQYVINQLGEAAIGKTIIASGSNVIGPLFSVKKILSDAERSGSALYSSYWHNSNLDPRLKGIKCPDLIPYFDFVVMSPEFLGSTMIREVFARIEPNSDYWEEFVNCIVPIAKTTIQLGLKVAYPFKADELNTVDPRLFEVHKLVKGRGICFPLALFELDPLLHDLNAIRLRDAVDAIRTRAPRVYKSTMTYLNGSLPLRDFAMIADQYEVIADTAAEPDKSEWDFGEVAVFVHAFYAEMMPEFLELSKNIPAAHHLFITTASDENRSKIIAFLESKKLSKKKYTVRVVEQNRGRDMSSLFITWRDIILEGDYKVALRLHSKRTPQVSPRVGESFKEHLFENLVGSSDYVRNVLDLMEREPDIGLVIPPIIHMGFGTLGHSWFNNKKQVQTELDSMGMSVVVDYNTPVAAYGTMYWFRTDALFPMFLKEWNWEDYNPEPHHVDGGLAHVQERLIAYVIQGRGYRVMSVMTQNYAARSYAKLEYKLQRLAALTISGNVFEQVRQLETSNATTRSRLFRWLQQHYGNLLTRSPKARVYLKPFKNFVVWIFQR is encoded by the coding sequence ATGACCATCGCGATTTATACGGTCGGCCAGAGGCCGGAAACCGCTCCATATGTGCGGTTGGCCATTCATGAGCTGGCCCGCGAAGCTGACCGAGTTTACGTTGGTATTCACCCTAGCGGTGAAGATACCGTCCCAATGTTTATTGGGGGGTTACCTAATGTTGAGTATGTAGTTTATCCCGAACACTACACGTCAGCCTTTGGTCGGATGCAATATGTCATCAACCAGCTAGGCGAAGCGGCGATAGGCAAAACTATCATCGCTTCAGGTTCGAACGTTATCGGTCCTCTTTTTTCAGTGAAAAAGATCCTTTCCGATGCAGAGCGGTCTGGCTCGGCGCTGTATTCAAGCTACTGGCATAACTCTAACCTTGATCCGCGCCTTAAAGGTATCAAGTGCCCTGACTTGATACCTTACTTCGATTTCGTCGTAATGAGCCCCGAGTTCCTTGGGAGCACTATGATCAGGGAGGTCTTTGCAAGAATTGAACCGAACTCTGACTATTGGGAAGAATTCGTCAATTGCATTGTTCCGATCGCAAAAACTACGATTCAGCTGGGACTAAAGGTTGCCTACCCGTTCAAAGCGGACGAGTTGAATACCGTCGATCCTAGACTGTTTGAGGTCCACAAGTTGGTCAAAGGACGTGGAATTTGCTTTCCACTTGCTTTGTTCGAACTTGATCCATTGCTTCATGATTTGAATGCCATACGGCTTCGCGACGCTGTAGACGCAATACGTACGCGCGCACCACGTGTTTACAAATCAACGATGACATACCTCAATGGTAGCCTGCCGCTCCGCGATTTCGCGATGATCGCGGATCAGTACGAGGTTATAGCCGATACTGCCGCAGAGCCCGACAAGAGCGAGTGGGATTTTGGTGAAGTAGCAGTTTTCGTTCACGCCTTTTATGCTGAAATGATGCCCGAGTTCTTAGAGCTGTCTAAGAATATCCCCGCAGCGCACCATTTGTTCATCACGACAGCAAGTGATGAGAATAGGTCCAAAATTATTGCCTTTCTGGAAAGTAAGAAACTTTCCAAGAAAAAGTATACTGTACGCGTAGTTGAGCAAAACCGCGGCAGAGACATGTCGTCCTTATTCATTACATGGCGCGACATCATTCTTGAAGGTGACTACAAAGTAGCCCTCCGACTACATTCCAAGCGCACGCCACAGGTCTCCCCTCGAGTAGGAGAGAGTTTCAAGGAACATCTTTTTGAAAACCTGGTCGGGTCTTCGGACTACGTGCGCAACGTACTTGACCTCATGGAACGCGAGCCGGACATTGGTCTGGTTATCCCGCCGATCATCCACATGGGTTTCGGAACTCTTGGGCATTCTTGGTTTAACAATAAGAAACAAGTCCAGACTGAGCTTGATAGCATGGGGATGTCTGTAGTCGTGGACTACAACACACCGGTTGCAGCATATGGGACAATGTATTGGTTCCGCACCGATGCCCTATTTCCGATGTTCTTGAAAGAATGGAACTGGGAAGATTACAACCCGGAACCTCACCATGTTGACGGCGGCCTAGCCCACGTTCAGGAACGTCTGATTGCATATGTCATTCAGGGACGCGGTTACCGTGTCATGTCGGTGATGACGCAAAACTATGCCGCGCGCAGCTATGCGAAGCTGGAATACAAGTTACAACGCCTTGCCGCATTAACTATATCAGGAAACGTTTTTGAACAGGTGCGTCAGCTAGAGACGTCGAACGCCACGACGCGATCACGCCTCTTTCGCTGGCTACAACAGCACTATGGAAATCTGTTAACCCGGTCTCCCAAGGCGCGGGTATACTTGAAGCCATTCAAAAATTTTGTAGTTTGGATCTTCCAGCGTTAA
- a CDS encoding NAD-dependent epimerase/dehydratase family protein produces MTTKPSKILITGGAGFIGSRLALNLKQNGAEVTVYDNLHPQAHDGNPANLASLEQAAVPVIKGDVCDLEALQSALETVQPEVIYHLAAETGTGQSFDLPTRYCNVNVIGTTNLIEAVRATKSVTRVVLAGSRSVYGEGACVDENGAPTKAVERSPSDLEAGDFAVKDHEGGILTPVPTDASTCPVAPASVYASSKLMQEYLLTQAFWNTDVKVGILRLQNVYGPGQSLNNPYTGVLSIFARQIQEGRVLEIYEDGDITRDFVYVDDVVRAFAAFASVATLPDRIVDIGLGQGATILEIARKMLVSFGEDAMKYRISGAFRPGDIRYGVADISAAKSQLEWAPQHSLENGLAALVAWSKTVHTRPKQEA; encoded by the coding sequence ATGACCACGAAGCCTTCAAAAATTCTGATCACTGGTGGAGCGGGCTTTATCGGTTCCCGATTGGCGCTAAACCTAAAGCAGAACGGGGCGGAGGTGACAGTGTACGACAACCTCCATCCACAAGCCCATGATGGCAATCCCGCAAACCTCGCGTCGCTAGAGCAAGCCGCAGTTCCCGTGATCAAGGGCGATGTCTGTGATTTGGAAGCACTGCAATCTGCTCTGGAAACTGTGCAGCCCGAAGTGATCTACCATTTGGCTGCAGAGACCGGGACTGGGCAGTCGTTCGACCTGCCGACACGGTATTGTAATGTAAATGTTATAGGTACCACCAATCTGATTGAAGCCGTACGGGCGACAAAGAGTGTGACACGTGTTGTTTTAGCAGGTTCTCGGTCGGTTTACGGCGAAGGCGCTTGCGTTGATGAGAACGGTGCACCGACCAAAGCGGTCGAGCGGAGCCCGAGTGATCTGGAAGCTGGCGATTTTGCCGTAAAGGATCACGAAGGCGGCATCCTAACGCCGGTTCCTACAGATGCATCCACTTGTCCCGTCGCACCCGCGTCAGTCTATGCTTCAAGTAAACTGATGCAGGAATATCTACTGACCCAAGCGTTCTGGAATACGGACGTTAAGGTTGGAATCTTGCGATTGCAGAATGTTTATGGGCCAGGTCAGTCACTGAACAATCCTTACACAGGCGTTTTGTCAATTTTTGCACGTCAAATTCAAGAAGGCCGAGTATTAGAGATTTATGAAGACGGGGACATCACGCGTGATTTTGTCTATGTGGATGATGTCGTGCGAGCATTCGCTGCCTTTGCGAGTGTCGCGACTCTTCCCGACCGGATTGTTGATATTGGTTTGGGGCAGGGTGCCACGATTTTAGAGATCGCAAGGAAAATGCTTGTTTCATTCGGTGAAGACGCTATGAAATATCGGATCAGTGGGGCTTTTCGTCCTGGTGACATTCGATATGGTGTTGCTGATATCTCAGCGGCGAAATCCCAACTTGAATGGGCGCCTCAGCATTCGTTGGAGAACGGCCTTGCTGCGTTGGTAGCTTGGTCAAAAACTGTCCATACCCGACCCAAGCAGGAGGCTTGA
- a CDS encoding ABC transporter ATP-binding protein → MIRIENLSKSFATKSVRKVIVENLTAEFPTGSSVALLGRNGAGKSTLLQLLAGTIRPDRGRVLSTGSISYPVGFAGSFSPDMTGLQNARFVARLYGVDTDELVDFVEDFAELGPHFNMPFRSYSSGMRSRLSFGVSMAIPFDTYLVDEVTSVGDGAFREKSMQVFERRRETSSAIVVTHSPRMVREICDSGAVLEGGKLHLYDDLETALEHHNRALRAPLKA, encoded by the coding sequence ATGATACGCATCGAAAACCTTTCAAAAAGTTTCGCGACCAAATCAGTTCGAAAAGTTATTGTTGAGAACCTGACAGCGGAATTTCCTACAGGCAGTAGCGTTGCTCTGCTTGGCCGAAACGGGGCAGGGAAAAGTACGTTGCTGCAGCTACTGGCAGGTACAATCCGACCTGATCGGGGGCGTGTTTTATCAACTGGCAGTATTTCCTATCCCGTGGGTTTTGCAGGGTCCTTCAGTCCCGATATGACAGGTCTACAAAACGCTCGGTTTGTGGCACGCCTATATGGCGTAGACACCGACGAACTTGTTGATTTTGTGGAAGATTTTGCTGAGCTCGGTCCACATTTCAATATGCCATTCCGTTCTTATTCTTCAGGAATGCGTTCACGTTTATCTTTCGGCGTATCAATGGCGATCCCGTTTGATACCTACCTTGTGGATGAAGTTACTTCGGTGGGCGATGGTGCGTTTCGAGAAAAGAGTATGCAAGTTTTTGAACGACGCCGTGAAACCTCTAGCGCAATTGTGGTCACTCACTCACCTAGAATGGTGCGGGAAATTTGTGATAGTGGCGCTGTTTTGGAAGGCGGGAAATTGCATTTATATGATGATCTTGAAACCGCCCTTGAGCATCACAACCGGGCTTTGAGAGCTCCATTGAAAGCATAG
- a CDS encoding ABC transporter permease gives MFALVLREISTTYGRSAGGYIWAVLEPAAGVVLLTIIFSIGFKSPPLGSDFAYFYASGLLAFTMYADISAKLGQSIQFSQRLLSYPRVTFVDALLARLLLNTLTQLIIHLIVMTFVVLISSADVSIDMSKLVIGYAMVIVLSAGIGTLNSFLSLAYPIWATAWAVLSRPLFIASCIFFVFDAVPQPYNDYLWYNPLVHIIGMMRDGYYPYYQPNYVSVVYVFVVGLTTLCIGLFFLNRYHRDIILK, from the coding sequence ATTTTTGCATTGGTCTTGCGTGAAATTTCCACGACTTACGGGCGTTCGGCTGGTGGTTATATTTGGGCAGTGTTGGAACCCGCCGCTGGCGTGGTATTGCTGACCATCATATTCTCGATCGGATTCAAATCGCCTCCTTTGGGAAGCGACTTCGCATATTTCTATGCGTCAGGGTTGCTTGCTTTTACGATGTATGCCGACATTTCAGCCAAACTCGGCCAAAGCATTCAATTTTCGCAACGTTTGCTGTCCTATCCACGCGTGACATTCGTGGATGCTCTTTTGGCGCGATTACTTTTGAACACTTTGACCCAGTTGATCATTCATTTGATAGTCATGACATTTGTGGTGCTAATCTCATCGGCCGACGTGAGCATCGACATGTCAAAACTAGTGATCGGATATGCGATGGTTATCGTGCTGTCTGCGGGTATCGGTACGCTAAACAGCTTTTTATCATTAGCCTACCCAATTTGGGCCACTGCGTGGGCAGTTCTCAGTCGCCCGTTGTTCATCGCGTCCTGTATCTTTTTCGTGTTTGATGCAGTTCCCCAGCCTTACAATGACTACCTTTGGTATAACCCGCTGGTGCATATTATTGGCATGATGCGAGATGGATATTACCCTTACTATCAACCCAATTACGTGTCTGTGGTTTACGTTTTTGTTGTTGGGCTAACGACCCTTTGCATCGGACTGTTTTTCCTAAATCGGTATCACCGAGACATCATCCTAAAATAG
- a CDS encoding M10 family metallopeptidase C-terminal domain-containing protein yields MCIICEIQRQPVETDYTNNKLCNASNNEPLQAVVSEDPDASEDTLTGFEMIVGDTFNGTISDGTDEDWIAIELTAGVNYQFTMTGNTLSDTYLRLRDGSGDILRENDDFGGTFNSQISYVATETGTFFVEADAYSTYTGTYSLTITEQAAPDFASTQELADYLLEGDRGYEISFDTSSSNVITVNLSGLTADGQQLAQWAMEAWEMVANIDFQIVTSGEMITLDDEDSGAFAYYPNSGSTSILYGDNTDGVELNVETDWLVYSGTTIDSYSFQTYVHEFGHALGLGHQGDYNGSAIFGTSNLFANDSWQMSVMSYFNQTENTNTDASYGYTAGAMMVDILAIQELYGEPDANSVTAGDTTYGANSTLGNYLDDVFQVYMSGVPTTDVTGNDMVFTIYDRDGVDLLDFSTLGSSVDARIDMNDGTFSDFGLSIGIMGIAESTIIENAALGAGDDVVTGNAADNVIHGGAGEDILDGEVGDDTLDGGAGADELNGGTGTDTASYHSAVSRIIVDLQNSAINVGDAIGDAFDSIEMFVASRYGDQLRGDSNANDFSGGNASDRLYGRAGDDILDGEFGADALYGNSGADTMTGGEGDVRDRFIFFQLSDSGVGEGNRDIITDYQVGIDRIEVSRLDADLTTGGRQDFDFIGENNFSGTAGEMIQRTVGLNTLIEADVDGDGASDFSIELVGQLVLTSDDFLF; encoded by the coding sequence ATGTGTATTATCTGCGAAATACAAAGACAGCCGGTAGAAACTGACTACACCAACAACAAGTTGTGCAACGCATCCAATAACGAACCGCTTCAGGCCGTTGTGTCTGAGGACCCTGACGCTAGCGAAGATACTTTAACGGGCTTCGAAATGATCGTTGGCGATACGTTCAACGGGACGATTTCGGACGGGACAGATGAAGACTGGATCGCAATCGAATTGACTGCCGGCGTAAATTACCAGTTCACCATGACGGGCAATACGCTGAGCGACACTTATCTCCGGCTGCGCGACGGATCAGGTGACATCCTAAGAGAAAATGATGATTTCGGTGGCACTTTTAATTCCCAGATCTCGTATGTAGCGACGGAGACAGGAACCTTTTTCGTCGAAGCAGACGCATATAGCACCTACACCGGTACTTATTCGCTGACGATTACAGAACAGGCCGCCCCTGATTTTGCCTCAACTCAAGAGTTGGCAGATTATCTTCTCGAGGGTGATCGTGGATATGAAATTTCATTCGATACGTCATCGTCCAATGTGATTACTGTCAACTTGTCGGGGCTTACCGCGGACGGCCAGCAGCTCGCGCAATGGGCGATGGAAGCTTGGGAAATGGTCGCTAACATTGATTTCCAGATTGTTACCTCTGGTGAAATGATCACTTTGGATGATGAAGATAGCGGTGCATTTGCGTATTACCCTAATAGCGGTTCGACAAGCATACTGTACGGAGACAACACAGACGGTGTTGAGTTAAACGTAGAAACCGATTGGCTAGTATATTCAGGGACGACGATCGACAGTTATTCCTTCCAAACCTACGTTCATGAATTTGGACATGCTCTGGGCCTTGGCCATCAAGGCGACTACAACGGTTCAGCGATCTTCGGCACTAGCAATTTGTTCGCGAATGACAGCTGGCAAATGTCGGTCATGTCGTACTTCAACCAAACTGAAAACACCAATACCGACGCGTCCTATGGCTATACCGCTGGCGCAATGATGGTTGATATTCTAGCCATTCAGGAGCTCTACGGAGAGCCGGATGCAAACAGTGTTACAGCTGGCGATACGACCTACGGAGCCAACTCCACACTCGGAAACTATCTTGATGATGTATTCCAAGTCTATATGTCAGGCGTGCCAACTACAGACGTCACCGGTAATGACATGGTGTTTACAATCTATGACCGAGACGGCGTGGACCTGCTCGATTTCAGCACATTGGGTTCTAGTGTCGACGCAAGAATCGACATGAACGACGGGACCTTCTCCGACTTCGGGCTGAGTATTGGTATTATGGGTATCGCGGAAAGTACGATTATCGAGAATGCAGCACTGGGCGCGGGCGACGACGTCGTTACGGGGAATGCCGCCGATAACGTTATTCACGGTGGCGCAGGCGAAGACATTCTAGACGGCGAAGTCGGAGACGATACGCTTGATGGTGGCGCTGGAGCGGACGAATTGAATGGCGGTACGGGCACGGATACAGCCAGCTACCACAGCGCTGTTAGCCGCATTATTGTTGACCTACAGAACAGCGCAATCAATGTTGGCGACGCAATTGGCGATGCGTTTGACTCTATCGAAATGTTTGTTGCTAGCCGTTATGGTGACCAACTCCGTGGTGACAGTAACGCCAATGATTTTTCAGGTGGTAATGCCTCTGACCGCCTATACGGACGTGCAGGCGATGACATTCTGGACGGTGAGTTCGGTGCCGATGCCCTTTATGGGAACTCAGGCGCTGACACTATGACAGGTGGAGAAGGTGACGTCCGAGACCGTTTCATTTTCTTCCAACTCTCGGATTCGGGTGTCGGAGAGGGCAATCGTGATATCATCACTGATTACCAAGTTGGCATTGACCGGATCGAAGTGAGCCGCCTTGACGCAGACCTTACGACGGGTGGACGGCAAGACTTCGACTTTATTGGAGAGAATAATTTTAGCGGAACCGCCGGTGAAATGATTCAACGCACTGTGGGTTTGAATACCCTCATTGAAGCCGATGTGGACGGAGATGGTGCAAGCGATTTCTCAATCGAACTGGTCGGGCAGCTAGTGCTAACGTCTGACGACTTTCTTTTCTAA
- a CDS encoding sulfotransferase domain-containing protein — protein sequence MNDTNQFELTVGLYSFPKSGNTWLRAIIAGITEMPQGPGILQRFVTDTHYGKVKEDPWYFQGKDWYFYKSHWKDEMTEDGGGKFATDKIIYIYRHPLDVFLSYLNFVSRNVAANAGKNLPIQFDSVEDLKPEEMEQLFQIFLEHQTLFPQNRKFGGLFEHIDLAKEREAAGESIKIIRYEDLQDNFTSTVEDICSFLGMEGIQVEKVFEKADQRTQQNGKFFWKRQKNNYLNYLTKDQLDRFYEAHGEKMTSYGYPRED from the coding sequence ATGAATGACACGAACCAATTCGAACTGACAGTTGGCCTATATTCCTTTCCGAAGAGCGGGAACACTTGGCTACGGGCAATCATTGCTGGAATTACTGAAATGCCTCAAGGCCCCGGTATTCTTCAACGCTTTGTCACTGACACCCATTACGGCAAGGTCAAAGAAGATCCGTGGTACTTTCAGGGGAAAGACTGGTATTTCTATAAATCCCACTGGAAGGATGAGATGACAGAGGATGGCGGTGGTAAATTCGCTACTGACAAGATCATCTATATCTACCGTCACCCACTGGATGTGTTTCTGTCCTACTTGAATTTCGTATCCCGCAATGTTGCGGCAAACGCTGGTAAGAACCTGCCGATCCAGTTTGACAGTGTTGAAGATCTTAAACCGGAAGAAATGGAGCAGTTGTTTCAAATCTTCCTTGAACACCAGACTTTGTTTCCACAAAACCGCAAATTCGGTGGTTTGTTCGAGCACATCGATCTAGCCAAAGAACGCGAAGCAGCCGGGGAATCTATCAAGATTATCCGCTACGAGGATTTGCAGGATAACTTCACATCTACAGTCGAAGACATTTGCTCTTTCCTTGGGATGGAAGGCATTCAAGTTGAGAAAGTTTTCGAAAAGGCCGATCAACGGACCCAACAAAACGGCAAGTTCTTCTGGAAACGTCAGAAAAACAACTACTTGAACTACCTCACAAAGGATCAGTTAGATCGCTTTTATGAGGCCCACGGAGAAAAAATGACCTCCTACGGCTATCCTAGAGAAGACTAA
- a CDS encoding NAD-dependent epimerase/dehydratase family protein: MTNSHRILLLGGTGRVGQMVLHHWNFVLPSAVQVIEQHRDPARSTGIHWCLTKKPKETLDSFDIDAIVCLAGVTPGPNADLLLNTPLASTVMREASRAGIKRVLLASSSAVYGAGDGTPFNESSPTNPINEYGKAKLEMEQSCAHWREEGLEVCCLRIGNVAGADALLLNVAGSTSNQPLHIDRFADGRGPVRSYIGPKTLAEVLYSLATHKGQLPETLNIAAPKVVYMEELAHAANHPFDLCSAQEGSHQSITLDCDALSTFHAFDTDASEATQMVAQWKEATSR; this comes from the coding sequence TTGACCAACTCACATCGAATTCTTTTATTGGGCGGAACGGGCAGGGTTGGCCAAATGGTGTTGCACCATTGGAATTTCGTACTCCCAAGTGCTGTTCAGGTAATTGAACAACATCGCGATCCGGCTCGTTCGACTGGGATTCATTGGTGCCTAACAAAGAAACCGAAAGAAACACTGGATTCATTCGATATCGATGCAATTGTTTGTCTTGCGGGTGTTACGCCTGGCCCAAATGCGGATCTGTTATTGAACACGCCTTTAGCTTCAACTGTGATGCGTGAGGCTAGTCGGGCAGGGATTAAGCGGGTGTTACTCGCGTCTTCCTCTGCAGTTTATGGGGCAGGGGACGGAACGCCTTTCAATGAATCGAGTCCCACAAACCCCATCAACGAATATGGCAAAGCTAAACTTGAAATGGAGCAATCCTGTGCGCATTGGCGTGAAGAAGGACTTGAGGTTTGTTGCCTGCGAATAGGCAACGTTGCAGGGGCTGATGCTCTCCTGTTGAATGTGGCAGGATCTACTTCAAATCAACCCCTTCACATTGATCGCTTTGCTGACGGCCGCGGACCTGTTCGATCATATATTGGTCCGAAAACTCTGGCTGAAGTCTTGTACAGTCTTGCCACTCATAAAGGGCAGTTGCCTGAAACCCTCAACATCGCCGCTCCGAAAGTGGTCTACATGGAAGAGCTGGCACACGCGGCTAACCACCCGTTTGACCTTTGCTCTGCGCAAGAAGGCTCACATCAAAGTATCACACTGGATTGTGACGCCCTTTCAACCTTTCACGCCTTCGATACCGATGCATCTGAAGCGACTCAGATGGTCGCACAATGGAAAGAGGCAACTTCACGATGA
- a CDS encoding GSCFA domain-containing protein → MSNPYKNLPDHCFWSRAHRVEHISDVDPVVKGGFLLKENMKIATAGSCFAQHIARHLQKAGYNYFVTEEVPHPIIPEAVAASFGYGVFSARYGNLYTARQLLQLAKRAYGEFTPEEDFWRNADGYLIDPFRPSVQPGGFVSEDEFYADREVHFAAVRRIVEESDVFVFTFGLTEAWRAKSDGAVFALAPGVAGGLYSTDQHEFVNFSVDEIVADFEEFVTMMRSKNPNVKILMTVSPVPLIATAREDESVLSATSYSKSVLRVAVEQLRERLNDAHYFPSYEVITGNYNRGAYYSENLRDVEEDGVSHAMSLFMKHYTEQSQPSLASRVKKKLTKRKSASNKFQEEVGEALAVICDEELIEKSVK, encoded by the coding sequence ATGAGCAATCCCTATAAAAACCTTCCTGATCATTGTTTTTGGTCCCGTGCACACAGGGTTGAACATATTTCCGATGTCGACCCTGTTGTAAAAGGCGGCTTTTTACTGAAGGAAAACATGAAGATCGCAACGGCGGGCAGCTGTTTTGCTCAACACATTGCGCGTCATCTCCAGAAGGCGGGGTATAATTACTTTGTTACCGAAGAAGTGCCTCACCCGATCATCCCTGAAGCGGTTGCCGCCAGTTTTGGGTACGGCGTGTTCTCGGCACGTTACGGCAATCTGTATACAGCACGCCAATTGCTACAGCTAGCAAAGCGGGCCTATGGTGAGTTTACTCCTGAAGAGGATTTTTGGCGCAATGCTGACGGGTATCTGATTGACCCCTTCCGCCCATCCGTCCAACCGGGGGGATTTGTTAGCGAAGACGAGTTTTACGCCGACAGAGAAGTGCATTTCGCGGCTGTGCGCCGTATTGTTGAAGAATCTGACGTCTTTGTTTTCACGTTCGGTTTAACCGAAGCGTGGCGTGCCAAGTCCGATGGAGCAGTTTTTGCTCTAGCGCCTGGTGTAGCCGGAGGTTTGTATTCCACCGATCAGCATGAATTCGTGAATTTTTCAGTTGATGAGATCGTCGCCGATTTCGAAGAATTTGTCACAATGATGCGGTCAAAGAATCCTAACGTTAAGATCCTAATGACAGTATCGCCGGTGCCATTGATTGCGACAGCACGGGAGGATGAAAGTGTTCTCTCTGCTACTAGCTACTCTAAGTCAGTGCTGCGCGTAGCTGTTGAACAGTTGCGCGAGCGGTTGAATGACGCGCACTATTTCCCGTCATATGAAGTGATAACAGGCAACTACAATCGTGGTGCCTATTACTCTGAAAATCTACGAGATGTGGAAGAAGATGGCGTGAGCCACGCCATGTCTTTATTTATGAAACACTACACCGAACAATCCCAGCCTAGCCTAGCGTCCCGCGTTAAGAAAAAGTTAACAAAGCGCAAATCGGCCTCTAACAAGTTTCAAGAGGAAGTGGGGGAAGCCCTCGCTGTTATCTGCGATGAAGAACTAATTGAGAAGTCTGTAAAATGA
- the rfbC gene encoding dTDP-4-dehydrorhamnose 3,5-epimerase: MLDIHKTALPGVLVLTPRRFGDDRGFFSETWNKERMAEAGITLDFVQDNHSISATVGTVRGLHFQSPPHAQDKLVRCGRGALLDVAVDIRRGSPTYGHWVAEELSFENGKQLLVPAGFLHGFMTRMPDTEIVYKCTDYYAPECDGAVRWDSCGIEWGFDGNAPVLSEKDMAAPTLAEFSSPFTYEAS; the protein is encoded by the coding sequence ATGCTTGATATTCATAAAACCGCCCTCCCAGGGGTTCTTGTTCTCACACCGCGGAGATTTGGCGATGATCGCGGGTTTTTCAGCGAGACATGGAATAAGGAACGGATGGCCGAAGCTGGAATCACATTAGATTTCGTTCAAGACAACCACTCCATATCTGCAACAGTTGGCACGGTGCGGGGCCTGCATTTCCAGTCACCACCTCATGCTCAAGACAAGCTTGTTCGATGTGGTCGTGGCGCTCTTTTGGACGTCGCAGTCGATATTCGTCGGGGCAGTCCAACCTACGGTCACTGGGTCGCTGAAGAGTTAAGTTTTGAGAACGGCAAACAATTGCTTGTTCCTGCTGGTTTTCTACACGGTTTTATGACGCGGATGCCGGACACTGAAATTGTCTACAAGTGCACCGATTACTACGCGCCGGAATGCGATGGCGCAGTACGGTGGGATAGCTGTGGAATTGAGTGGGGCTTTGATGGCAACGCGCCTGTTTTGTCTGAAAAAGATATGGCCGCTCCAACACTAGCTGAATTTAGCTCCCCATTCACCTACGAAGCCTCCTGA